A section of the Streptomyces sp. CG1 genome encodes:
- a CDS encoding isoprenylcysteine carboxylmethyltransferase family protein: MGTLHSALVLITVVCVVVFVAAWIAGAVYFGVKSHRGVRGWRRGLRRTLPRRLMLTAGVAVIYTLIGRTGGFWRHLQYWQPELAVLGVLLAMASTALLLWARWVLGTMWASIPTVQEHHELRTDGPYRLVRHPIYSGLLGLVIGAMPAFGFGVWIAYLVVAVPWLLRRVRIEDALMAGQFGPAYDAYRAGVPALIPRIRPAARSGPRHAGSEQR; encoded by the coding sequence ATGGGCACTCTTCACTCGGCACTCGTGCTGATCACCGTCGTCTGCGTGGTGGTCTTCGTCGCGGCCTGGATCGCAGGCGCTGTCTACTTCGGCGTGAAGAGCCACAGAGGTGTGCGCGGCTGGAGGCGCGGACTGCGGCGCACGCTGCCGCGCCGGCTGATGCTGACCGCGGGCGTCGCCGTCATCTACACCCTGATCGGGCGCACCGGCGGCTTCTGGCGTCACCTGCAGTACTGGCAGCCCGAGCTGGCGGTCCTGGGCGTGCTGCTCGCGATGGCCTCGACCGCCCTGCTGCTGTGGGCCCGCTGGGTGCTGGGCACGATGTGGGCCAGCATCCCGACGGTCCAGGAACACCATGAGCTGCGCACCGACGGGCCCTACCGGCTGGTCCGCCACCCCATCTACTCCGGCCTGCTCGGCCTGGTCATCGGCGCCATGCCGGCCTTCGGCTTCGGCGTCTGGATCGCGTACCTCGTGGTCGCCGTGCCCTGGCTGCTGCGGCGGGTCCGGATCGAGGACGCCCTGATGGCGGGGCAGTTCGGCCCCGCCTACGACGCCTACCGCGCCGGCGTCCCGGCACTGATCCCCCGAATACGCCCCGCCGCCCGTTCCGGCCCCCGCCATGCCGGGAGCGAGCAGCGATAG
- a CDS encoding 50S ribosomal protein L11 methyltransferase: MSSLVAPRFTMAGHEWDLLGDVFAPPYSATTETAMEVLGLTGGGPSLLPAGGSFLEVGSGTGIIAVLAALRGAGRVVATDINTHAVENTRRNAVRHHVEDRLTAVHSDLFAALDPGDRFDCVYWHSNFVLAPDGYHYRTDHEGAYVDPGYRAHQRYLVEAPLRVTDGGAALLQFSDRGDLDRLTDLATAHGRVLKVLDRRAFLEGTETLEHILLEIRTLP; this comes from the coding sequence ATGTCATCGCTCGTCGCGCCGCGCTTCACCATGGCGGGCCACGAGTGGGACCTGCTCGGCGACGTCTTCGCTCCGCCCTACTCGGCGACGACCGAGACGGCGATGGAGGTCCTGGGACTGACCGGCGGGGGACCCTCCCTGCTGCCGGCGGGCGGATCGTTCCTCGAGGTCGGTTCGGGGACCGGGATCATCGCGGTGCTGGCGGCGCTCCGGGGCGCCGGCCGGGTGGTGGCCACGGACATCAACACGCACGCGGTGGAGAACACCCGCCGCAACGCCGTACGGCACCACGTCGAGGACCGGCTGACCGCCGTGCACAGCGACCTGTTCGCGGCCCTGGACCCGGGCGACCGCTTCGACTGTGTCTACTGGCACTCCAACTTCGTACTGGCCCCCGACGGGTACCACTACCGCACCGACCACGAGGGGGCGTACGTCGATCCCGGCTACCGGGCCCATCAGCGCTATCTGGTCGAGGCGCCCCTGCGGGTGACCGACGGCGGTGCGGCCCTGCTGCAGTTCAGCGACCGCGGCGACCTCGACCGGCTGACGGACCTCGCCACCGCACACGGACGCGTGCTGAAGGTGCTGGACCGGCGGGCCTTCCTGGAGGGGACCGAAACGCTGGAGCACATCCTGCTGGAGATCAGAACGCTGCCGTAG
- a CDS encoding NUDIX domain-containing protein → MADSKPEAWDAHYAGGGRFRPLGDAERRLLAQHVPAPAGGLALDVGCGLGELARRLAGSGYRVDAVDWSAVALTEAGRADVTGVTYRRLDIERDDLGELPHPAYDLITMRLGWAFVHDRTRVLNRLRERLRPGGALCVITPTADAVPEDRRGVALDEEEIAMLRAGWGSYERYDADGLALLVLRDPSPAARPAYAGEGRPSPHALTGAGVVVTEAAGRVLLGWSVRGVWELPGGKNDADEDFAAAAVRELEEETSLKADPAAAQVRAILMNCVHGIPRVTAAVRVTAFTGEPVVTEPRLIHRWEWHEVDDLPLLGRPLFTPSAHVLDTVWPGVLPGLPPVHRYRVAES, encoded by the coding sequence GTGGCAGATTCGAAGCCCGAGGCGTGGGACGCGCACTACGCGGGCGGCGGGCGGTTCCGTCCGCTGGGCGACGCCGAGCGGCGGCTGCTGGCGCAGCACGTCCCGGCGCCCGCGGGCGGGCTCGCTCTGGACGTCGGCTGCGGGCTCGGCGAACTGGCGCGCCGTCTGGCCGGGTCCGGCTACCGGGTGGACGCCGTCGACTGGTCCGCCGTCGCGCTCACGGAGGCCGGGCGCGCCGACGTGACCGGCGTGACGTACCGGCGCCTGGACATCGAGCGGGACGATCTCGGTGAACTCCCCCATCCCGCCTATGACTTGATCACGATGCGTCTCGGCTGGGCCTTCGTTCACGACCGCACCCGGGTGCTGAACCGGCTGCGCGAGCGGCTGCGTCCCGGCGGGGCGCTGTGCGTGATCACGCCGACGGCGGACGCCGTACCGGAGGACCGGCGCGGTGTAGCCCTGGACGAGGAGGAGATCGCCATGCTGCGCGCGGGCTGGGGGTCGTACGAGCGGTACGACGCCGACGGTCTGGCGCTGCTCGTCCTGCGCGACCCCTCCCCCGCCGCTCGCCCCGCGTACGCCGGCGAGGGCCGCCCCTCCCCGCACGCCCTCACCGGCGCCGGTGTCGTCGTCACGGAGGCGGCGGGGAGGGTGCTGCTGGGCTGGTCGGTGCGGGGGGTCTGGGAGTTGCCCGGCGGCAAGAACGACGCGGACGAGGACTTCGCCGCGGCGGCCGTACGTGAGCTCGAGGAGGAGACGTCCCTGAAGGCCGACCCGGCAGCGGCACAGGTGCGGGCGATCCTGATGAACTGTGTGCACGGCATCCCCCGGGTGACAGCCGCCGTCCGGGTCACCGCCTTCACCGGTGAACCGGTCGTCACCGAACCGCGGTTGATCCACCGCTGGGAGTGGCACGAGGTCGACGACCTGCCGCTGCTCGGGCGGCCGTTGTTCACGCCGAGTGCGCACGTGCTGGACACGGTGTGGCCGGGGGTGCTGCCAGGGCTGCCACCCGTGCATCGATACCGGGTGGCGGAGAGCTGA
- a CDS encoding glycoside hydrolase family 65 protein: MGPTWEYDGYRPEEERLRESLCTLGNGYFATRGALPECTADDVHYPGTYAAGCYDRLTSEVAGRRVENEDMVNLPNWLPLRFRIAGGAWLTPDTAPVTEHHQILHLDPGLLERRTGYGLPDGGTLHVRQLRLVHMADPHLAALRTEFTVEGDDVELEVEAALDGRVTNAGVDRYRDLDGRHLTQVQTGTTAAPGTVWLRCHTRTSRIECGLAARLTADAPVAAVYEPERAVQHIRVRLTPGRTVTVDKTVALYTSHDPAIGDPLDAALDHVGAAPDFDALQEAHATAWEQLWRRTALEVPGEAGSILRLHLFHVLQTLSPHTADLDVGVPARGLHGESYRGHVFWDELFVLPYLNLHLPEVSRALLHYRHRRLDAACQAARELGRRGALYPWQSGSDGREETQQLHLNPRSGRWLTDNTRLQHHVGSAVAYNIWQYCEATGDTDFLHGEGAEMLLHIARFWADSAHYDAHLGRHRIRGVVGPDEYHDAYPGAEGPGLDDNAYTNVTAAWVLARALELLSALPEPRRQELIESAGLEEDEPARWEAVSRTLHVPFHDGVISQFEGYGDLAELDWHGYRTRYGDIRRLDRILEAEGDTVNRYKASKQADVLMLGYLFSASELRSLFHRLGYRLDEQIWSATVDHYLHRTSHGSTLSGLVHGWVLARARRADAWAFVQEALRGDIADLQGGTTGEGIHLGAMAGTLDLVQRGLTGLETRGGALCLDPVPLPELSSYGFSIRYHGHWGVHLRLRSSLLEIAVPSSDRGLIDVCLRDRVVPVGPGETARLAVPE; this comes from the coding sequence GTGGGGCCGACCTGGGAGTACGACGGCTACCGGCCCGAGGAGGAGCGCCTGCGGGAGTCGCTGTGCACCCTGGGCAACGGCTACTTCGCCACGCGCGGGGCGCTGCCCGAGTGCACCGCGGACGACGTCCACTACCCGGGCACCTACGCGGCAGGCTGCTACGACCGGCTCACCTCCGAGGTCGCCGGACGCCGGGTCGAGAACGAGGACATGGTCAATCTCCCCAACTGGCTGCCGCTGCGGTTCCGCATCGCGGGCGGCGCCTGGCTCACCCCGGACACCGCCCCCGTCACCGAGCACCACCAGATCCTCCACCTCGACCCCGGCCTGCTGGAGCGCCGTACCGGCTACGGCCTGCCCGACGGCGGCACCCTCCACGTGCGCCAGCTGCGCCTCGTCCACATGGCCGACCCCCATCTCGCCGCACTGCGCACGGAGTTCACCGTCGAGGGCGACGACGTCGAGCTGGAGGTCGAGGCCGCGCTCGACGGACGGGTCACCAACGCCGGCGTGGACCGCTACCGGGACCTGGACGGCCGGCACCTCACCCAGGTGCAGACCGGCACCACCGCCGCACCCGGCACGGTCTGGCTGCGCTGCCACACCCGTACCTCCCGCATCGAATGCGGCCTCGCCGCCCGGCTGACGGCCGACGCGCCGGTGGCGGCGGTGTACGAGCCGGAGCGGGCCGTCCAGCACATCAGAGTGCGTCTGACGCCCGGCCGTACCGTCACCGTCGACAAGACCGTCGCGCTGTACACCTCGCACGACCCCGCCATCGGCGACCCGCTGGACGCGGCCCTCGACCACGTCGGCGCCGCCCCCGATTTCGACGCGCTGCAGGAGGCACACGCCACGGCGTGGGAGCAGCTGTGGCGGCGCACCGCGCTGGAGGTCCCCGGCGAGGCGGGCAGCATCCTGCGCCTGCACCTGTTCCACGTGCTGCAGACCCTCTCGCCGCACACGGCCGACCTCGACGTCGGCGTCCCCGCGCGCGGGCTGCACGGCGAGTCCTACCGCGGCCATGTCTTCTGGGACGAACTCTTCGTCCTGCCCTACCTCAACCTGCACCTCCCCGAGGTCTCCCGCGCCCTGCTCCACTACCGCCACCGCCGCCTGGACGCGGCCTGCCAGGCGGCCCGTGAACTCGGCCGGCGCGGGGCGCTCTACCCGTGGCAGAGCGGCAGCGACGGCCGCGAGGAGACCCAGCAGCTCCATCTCAACCCCCGCTCCGGCCGCTGGCTGACAGACAACACCCGGCTCCAGCACCACGTCGGCTCGGCGGTGGCCTACAACATCTGGCAGTACTGCGAGGCGACCGGCGACACCGACTTCCTGCACGGCGAGGGCGCCGAGATGCTGCTGCACATCGCCCGCTTCTGGGCGGACTCGGCCCACTACGACGCCCACCTCGGCCGGCACCGCATCCGGGGCGTGGTCGGCCCCGACGAGTACCACGACGCCTACCCCGGCGCCGAAGGACCGGGCCTGGACGACAACGCGTACACCAACGTCACCGCCGCCTGGGTGCTCGCCCGCGCCCTGGAACTGCTCAGCGCCCTGCCCGAGCCGCGCCGCCAGGAACTCATCGAGAGCGCCGGACTGGAGGAGGACGAGCCCGCCCGCTGGGAAGCGGTCTCCCGCACCCTCCATGTGCCCTTCCACGACGGGGTGATCAGCCAGTTCGAGGGCTACGGCGACCTCGCCGAACTGGACTGGCACGGCTACCGCACGCGGTACGGCGACATCCGGCGCCTGGACCGGATCCTGGAGGCGGAGGGCGACACCGTCAACCGGTACAAGGCTTCCAAACAGGCCGACGTCCTGATGCTCGGCTACCTCTTCTCGGCGTCCGAACTCCGTTCCCTCTTCCACCGGCTGGGCTACCGCCTCGACGAGCAGATCTGGAGCGCGACCGTCGACCACTACCTGCACCGCACCAGCCACGGCTCCACCCTCAGCGGCCTGGTGCACGGCTGGGTCCTGGCCCGCGCCCGCCGAGCCGACGCCTGGGCCTTCGTCCAGGAGGCGCTGCGCGGCGACATCGCCGACCTGCAGGGCGGCACCACCGGCGAGGGCATCCACCTCGGCGCGATGGCCGGCACCCTCGACCTCGTCCAGCGCGGACTGACCGGCCTGGAGACCCGCGGCGGCGCCCTCTGCCTCGACCCCGTCCCGCTCCCCGAACTCTCCTCCTACGGATTCTCCATCCGCTACCACGGCCACTGGGGCGTCCACCTGCGTCTGCGCAGCAGCCTCCTGGAAATCGCCGTCCCCTCCTCCGACCGCGGCCTCATCGACGTCTGCCTGCGCGACCGCGTGGTTCCGGTGGGCCCAGGCGAAACAGCCCGTCTTGCGGTGCCCGAGTGA
- a CDS encoding RICIN domain-containing protein, with translation MPRLSRRRRSAVVALVGAAAACVLTAAPTPLLRAAPAHAATALPSGYATVINAASGRCLDAKAAATANGTVVQQYACNGTTAQQWNFTDAGNGYVHIDNRNNTSQVVDVTDVSAADNAPIQLWSYGGGANQQWQAVDDGGGAFHFVNRNSGKCLDDPGASLADSTQFVQYTCNGTAAQRFQVVPVTQSASDPDLGPNVVVFDPSMSSSAIQSKLDTIFKQQETNQFGAQRYAVLFKPGAYSADVNVGFYTQVLGLGLSPDAVSVNGAVHAEADWFQGNATQNFWRGAENLSVNPANGSDRWAVSQAAPYRRMHLRGNLALDDGGWSSGGYLADSKVDGQVNSGTQQQWLTRNSQLGSWTGSNWNMVFVGSQGVPDTSFPNPPYTTVAQSPVIREKPFLYVDGSGNYQVFVPSVRSGSTATSWAGGSPQGSSLPLSQFYVVKPGATAAQIDAALAAGQNLLVTPGVYHLDQTLKVTRPDTVVLGLGLATFVPDNGITAMSVGDVDGVKIAGLLFDAGTTSSKSLLEVGPAGSTASHAADPTSLHDVYFRVGGAGVGKAATGLVVNSDNVIGDHMWIWRADHGSGVGWTSNTADTGLTVNGNDVTMYGLFVEHFQKYQVIWNGNGGRTYFFQNEMPYDPPNQSAWMNGSTKGYAAYKVADSVTSHQAYGLGSYCYFNADPSVSADRAIEAPNSPNVTFTDMVTVSLGGTGTISHVINGTGGPSNSSANVADLVRYP, from the coding sequence GTGCCCCGCCTTTCCCGCCGCCGCAGATCCGCGGTGGTCGCCCTGGTCGGCGCTGCGGCCGCCTGTGTGCTGACCGCCGCGCCGACGCCCCTGCTCAGGGCCGCGCCCGCACACGCCGCCACCGCCCTGCCCAGCGGCTATGCGACCGTCATCAACGCCGCGAGCGGCCGGTGCCTGGACGCCAAGGCCGCGGCCACCGCCAACGGCACCGTCGTCCAGCAGTACGCGTGCAACGGCACCACGGCCCAGCAGTGGAACTTCACCGACGCCGGCAACGGCTACGTCCACATCGACAACCGCAACAACACCAGCCAGGTCGTGGACGTCACCGACGTGTCCGCCGCCGACAACGCGCCGATCCAGCTGTGGAGTTACGGCGGCGGCGCCAACCAGCAGTGGCAGGCCGTGGACGACGGCGGCGGCGCCTTCCACTTCGTCAACAGGAACAGCGGCAAGTGCCTGGACGATCCGGGCGCCTCGCTCGCCGACAGCACGCAGTTCGTGCAGTACACCTGCAACGGCACCGCCGCCCAGCGCTTCCAGGTGGTCCCCGTGACCCAGTCCGCGAGCGACCCCGACCTCGGCCCGAACGTCGTCGTCTTCGACCCGTCGATGTCGTCCTCGGCCATCCAGAGCAAGCTGGACACCATCTTCAAGCAGCAGGAGACCAACCAGTTCGGCGCCCAGCGTTACGCCGTCCTGTTCAAGCCCGGCGCCTACAGCGCGGACGTCAACGTCGGCTTCTACACCCAGGTGCTCGGCCTCGGCCTGAGCCCGGACGCGGTCTCGGTCAACGGCGCCGTGCACGCGGAGGCCGACTGGTTCCAGGGCAACGCCACGCAGAATTTCTGGCGTGGCGCCGAGAATCTGTCGGTCAACCCCGCGAACGGCAGCGACCGCTGGGCGGTCTCGCAGGCGGCGCCGTACCGCCGGATGCATCTGCGGGGCAACCTCGCCCTGGACGACGGCGGCTGGTCCTCCGGCGGCTACCTCGCCGACAGCAAGGTCGACGGGCAGGTCAACTCCGGCACCCAGCAGCAGTGGCTGACCCGCAACTCCCAGCTCGGCAGCTGGACCGGGTCCAACTGGAACATGGTGTTCGTCGGCAGCCAGGGCGTGCCGGACACCAGCTTCCCCAACCCGCCGTACACCACCGTCGCGCAGAGCCCGGTCATCCGTGAGAAGCCGTTCCTTTACGTCGACGGTTCCGGGAACTACCAGGTGTTCGTGCCCTCGGTGCGCTCCGGCTCGACGGCCACCAGCTGGGCGGGCGGCAGCCCGCAGGGCAGTTCCCTGCCGCTGAGCCAGTTCTATGTGGTCAAGCCCGGCGCCACCGCCGCCCAGATCGACGCGGCCCTCGCGGCCGGGCAGAACCTGCTCGTCACGCCCGGTGTCTACCACCTCGACCAGACCCTGAAGGTGACCCGCCCCGACACGGTCGTCCTCGGCCTCGGACTCGCCACCTTCGTCCCGGACAACGGCATCACCGCGATGTCCGTAGGCGACGTCGACGGCGTCAAGATCGCGGGCCTGCTCTTCGACGCCGGCACCACCAGCTCGAAGTCCCTGCTCGAGGTCGGGCCGGCCGGCTCCACCGCCTCCCACGCGGCCGACCCGACCTCCCTGCACGACGTCTACTTCCGCGTCGGCGGCGCGGGCGTCGGCAAGGCGGCCACCGGCCTCGTCGTCAACAGCGACAACGTCATCGGCGACCACATGTGGATCTGGCGCGCCGACCACGGCAGCGGAGTCGGCTGGACCAGCAACACCGCCGACACCGGGCTCACGGTCAACGGCAACGACGTCACCATGTACGGCCTGTTCGTTGAACACTTCCAGAAGTACCAGGTGATCTGGAACGGCAACGGCGGCCGCACCTACTTCTTCCAGAACGAGATGCCGTACGACCCGCCGAACCAGTCCGCCTGGATGAACGGCTCCACGAAGGGCTACGCCGCCTACAAGGTCGCCGACTCGGTCACCAGCCACCAGGCATACGGCCTCGGCAGCTACTGCTACTTCAACGCCGACCCGAGCGTCAGCGCCGACCGGGCGATCGAGGCGCCGAACAGCCCGAACGTCACCTTCACCGACATGGTCACCGTCTCCCTCGGCGGCACCGGCACCATCAGTCACGTCATCAACGGCACCGGAGGCCCGTCGAACTCCTCGGCCAACGTGGCGGACCTGGTCCGCTACCCGTGA
- a CDS encoding lectin, with the protein MAKPLPAAVSLGVLALSAGLLTAAPAQAATGTITGLAGKCLDVAGADSADGTPVQLYDCNGTNAQQWTVGSDGTIRALGKCLDVTGDSTADGARAQLWSCTGGANQKWTVTAAHDIVNPQADKCLDVTDNNSANTTRIQIWSCTGGANQKWNAPSADSGTTPSAPMAVAPYLYNGWGSPPDPTTITQATGVKWFTLAFVLSNGYCNPQWDGSRPLSGGVDQQTVDAVRANGGDVIPSFGGYSGNKLESSCSSAGELAAAYQKVINAYGLKAIDIDIEADAYSNATVQQRTVDALKTVKANNPGLKVYVTIGTGQSGPDTSLVNRAAASGLTVDAWAIMPFDFGGAGQNMGNLTTQAAEGLKNALKSAYGYSDDQAYRDMGISSMNGITDQNETVTVNDFRTVLAYAQQHHLARLTFWSANRDRPCTGGPADSCSGVAQSDWDYTRVFAGYTG; encoded by the coding sequence ATGGCCAAACCCCTCCCCGCGGCAGTCTCCCTCGGCGTCCTCGCGCTGTCGGCCGGACTGCTCACCGCTGCCCCCGCCCAGGCCGCCACCGGGACCATCACCGGGCTCGCCGGCAAGTGTCTCGACGTCGCCGGAGCCGACTCCGCCGACGGCACACCCGTCCAGCTCTACGACTGCAACGGCACGAACGCCCAGCAGTGGACGGTCGGCTCCGACGGCACGATCCGCGCCCTCGGCAAGTGCCTGGACGTGACCGGCGATTCCACCGCCGACGGCGCCAGGGCGCAGCTGTGGTCCTGCACCGGCGGCGCCAACCAGAAGTGGACCGTCACCGCCGCCCACGACATCGTCAACCCCCAGGCCGACAAGTGCCTGGACGTCACCGACAACAACTCCGCCAACACAACCCGCATCCAGATCTGGAGCTGCACCGGCGGTGCCAACCAGAAGTGGAACGCGCCCTCGGCGGACAGCGGCACCACCCCGTCCGCGCCGATGGCCGTCGCGCCGTACCTGTACAACGGCTGGGGCAGCCCGCCGGACCCCACCACCATCACCCAGGCCACGGGCGTGAAGTGGTTCACCCTCGCCTTCGTGCTCAGCAACGGCTATTGCAACCCCCAGTGGGACGGCAGCCGCCCGCTGTCCGGCGGGGTCGACCAGCAGACCGTCGACGCCGTGCGGGCGAACGGCGGTGACGTCATCCCGTCCTTCGGCGGCTACAGCGGCAACAAGCTGGAGAGCTCCTGCTCCAGCGCGGGCGAACTCGCCGCCGCCTACCAGAAGGTGATCAACGCCTACGGCCTGAAGGCGATCGACATCGACATCGAGGCCGACGCCTACAGCAACGCCACCGTGCAGCAACGGACCGTGGACGCGCTGAAGACGGTGAAGGCGAACAACCCCGGCCTGAAGGTGTACGTCACCATCGGCACCGGGCAGTCCGGCCCCGACACGAGCCTCGTCAACCGGGCCGCCGCCTCCGGACTGACCGTGGACGCCTGGGCCATCATGCCGTTCGACTTCGGCGGCGCCGGACAGAACATGGGCAACCTCACCACACAGGCCGCCGAGGGCCTGAAGAACGCACTGAAGTCCGCGTACGGCTACAGCGACGACCAGGCCTACCGGGACATGGGCATCTCGTCGATGAACGGGATCACCGACCAGAACGAGACGGTCACGGTGAACGACTTCCGCACCGTCCTCGCCTACGCCCAGCAGCACCACCTGGCCCGGCTCACCTTCTGGTCCGCCAACCGCGACCGCCCGTGCACCGGCGGCCCCGCCGACAGCTGCTCCGGCGTCGCCCAGTCCGACTGGGACTACACCCGCGTCTTCGCCGGCTACACCGGCTGA
- a CDS encoding amino acid adenylation domain-containing protein, with product MESGERTLTELFEDVVARFPDRVAVTAEDRELTYRELDHRAAAVARRLREAGAGTGSPVALLVPRTSRLVVGLLGILKSGAAYVPVDPGYPRERIAWTLKDSGATHLVTTSELAGPLGDLGVDVVVLDESAAASEPPVKAGPGDLAYVIYTSGSTGVPKGVEVEHRHVARLFDVTRDWYGFDEHDVWSLFHSVAFDFSVWELWGALLFGGRLVVVSQESARSPESFHALLREQRVTVLNQTPSAFVRLAAVDEAARHPLTALRVVVFGGERLEPAALRGWFDRHGGERPRLVNMYGITEATVHASYRPVTADDIAASGVSPIGVPLPDLGFHVMDEHGRPVADGATGELYLSGAGLARGYLGRPELNKERFVEVPGPDGTVLRCYRTGDRVRALADGGYGYLGRADDQMKIRGYRIEPGEIEAVLVEHAEVSAAVAVAHDYGAGDLRIVAHVASGTPADVLAPRLGERAAAVLPPHMRPSAYIVLPELPLTLNGKVDKARLSEPTAEAALAPVAVAPDTACELTGSERRIALIWQSVLELPEVGRDTDFFDLGGTSLSLLRMFGQVNEEFGTDLDITVLIEGATVEALARHVDAALSGTAPTA from the coding sequence GTGGAATCAGGGGAACGCACACTCACCGAGCTGTTCGAAGATGTCGTCGCACGCTTCCCGGACCGGGTGGCGGTGACGGCCGAAGACCGGGAACTCACCTATCGGGAACTCGATCACCGGGCGGCAGCGGTCGCCCGGCGGCTGCGGGAGGCGGGTGCGGGGACCGGCTCCCCGGTCGCCCTGCTCGTCCCGCGCACCAGCAGACTGGTGGTCGGTCTGCTCGGCATCCTCAAGTCCGGTGCCGCCTACGTCCCTGTGGACCCCGGCTATCCGCGGGAGCGAATCGCCTGGACCCTCAAGGACAGCGGCGCCACCCACCTCGTCACCACTTCCGAACTCGCCGGGCCACTGGGCGACTTGGGTGTCGACGTCGTCGTCCTCGACGAGTCGGCCGCCGCGTCGGAGCCGCCGGTCAAGGCCGGCCCGGGCGATCTGGCCTATGTGATCTACACGTCCGGGTCGACCGGCGTGCCCAAGGGCGTCGAGGTGGAACACCGCCATGTGGCCCGGCTGTTCGACGTCACCCGGGACTGGTACGGCTTCGACGAGCACGACGTCTGGTCGCTGTTCCACTCCGTGGCCTTCGACTTCTCCGTGTGGGAGCTCTGGGGCGCGTTGCTGTTCGGCGGGCGGCTCGTGGTCGTGTCGCAGGAGTCCGCCCGGTCCCCGGAGTCCTTCCACGCACTGCTGCGGGAGCAGCGGGTGACGGTCCTCAACCAGACGCCGTCGGCGTTCGTGCGGCTGGCCGCCGTGGACGAGGCGGCCCGGCATCCGCTGACCGCCCTGCGCGTCGTGGTGTTCGGCGGGGAGCGGCTGGAACCCGCCGCTCTGCGTGGCTGGTTCGACCGCCACGGTGGCGAACGGCCGCGTCTGGTCAACATGTACGGCATCACCGAGGCGACCGTGCATGCCTCGTACCGGCCGGTCACCGCGGACGACATCGCCGCATCCGGTGTCAGTCCGATCGGTGTGCCGCTGCCGGACCTCGGCTTCCATGTGATGGACGAGCACGGCCGCCCGGTGGCCGACGGTGCCACCGGCGAGCTGTATCTGTCCGGGGCGGGGCTGGCCCGCGGCTATCTGGGCCGCCCGGAGCTGAACAAGGAACGGTTCGTCGAAGTCCCCGGCCCGGACGGCACGGTGCTGCGCTGCTACCGCACCGGCGACCGCGTGAGGGCACTGGCCGACGGCGGCTACGGCTATCTCGGCCGCGCCGACGACCAGATGAAGATCCGCGGCTACCGGATCGAGCCCGGCGAGATCGAGGCCGTCCTCGTGGAGCACGCGGAGGTGTCGGCGGCCGTGGCGGTCGCCCATGACTACGGCGCCGGGGATCTGCGCATCGTCGCCCATGTCGCCTCCGGCACCCCCGCGGACGTCCTCGCGCCCCGGCTCGGCGAGCGGGCCGCGGCCGTCCTGCCGCCGCACATGCGCCCTTCGGCGTACATCGTCCTGCCCGAACTGCCGCTCACGCTCAACGGCAAGGTCGACAAGGCCCGGCTGTCCGAGCCGACCGCCGAGGCGGCACTCGCACCGGTCGCCGTCGCCCCGGACACGGCCTGTGAACTCACCGGCAGCGAGCGGCGGATCGCTCTGATCTGGCAGTCCGTCCTGGAGCTGCCCGAGGTCGGCCGGGACACCGACTTCTTCGACCTCGGCGGTACCTCACTCTCCCTGCTGCGCATGTTCGGCCAGGTCAACGAGGAGTTCGGCACGGACCTGGACATCACGGTGCTGATCGAGGGGGCGACGGTCGAGGCCCTGGCCCGCCATGTCGACGCGGCGCTGTCCGGCACGGCCCCGACGGCCTGA